The following coding sequences are from one Sphaeramia orbicularis chromosome 11, fSphaOr1.1, whole genome shotgun sequence window:
- the LOC115428222 gene encoding uncharacterized protein LOC115428222 isoform X2, with product MMRMNVYMCLSAFILSCRVCAEMVHMAVMEMNSVSLPCSYIMDNRMTWTKKVDGRFDFLFSVIGDEERRENDPEERFSSVGYNSLHINRVYLSDSGKYLCNSHWSVELTVIPTGTFIQHAREGTSVTLTCPHVTGSNPEWKRESDGWRPHPGLTLTLPELKPTYSGLFSCDGKPAVYLNVTTGDDEAPPTTTDTKTTSTSATTTATTQKKTTSKTNNSKKGTKPEKKDKGDKKTKPTKKPKVQPTTTTASMMLTKGAASELQLLSLIIGIPVLCLVLLLLLLLFIVCLISRHRLKRRVVTESHPVYEEIQGQVEFQAISGVGSSEMTAAYKRKPSPDVQILDHTYSMITFPSNSSGQIPHVESPYSLIGDPVLCGNNNGLSQLTDTYERILE from the exons AGATGGTTCATATGGCTGTAATGGAGATGAACTCAGTGTCTTTACCTTGTTCTTACATCATGGACAACAGAATGACCTGGACTAAAAAGGTTGATGGGCGGTTCGATTTTCTATTTTCAGTCATTGGTGACGAAGAACGAAGAGAAAATGACCCAGAGGAACGATTTAGTTCAGTGGGATATAATTCACTGCACATTAACAGAGTTTATTTATCAGACAGTGGAAAATACCTGTGTAACAGCCATTGGTCAGTGGAGCTGACGGTGATCCCAACAG GAACCTTCATCCAACATGCTAGAGAAGGGACCAGTGTCACTCTGACATGTCCTCATGTTACTGGTTCAAATCCAGAATGGAAAAGAGAGTCTGATGGATGGAGACCACATCCTGGTCTGACTCTGACTCTGCCAGAACTTAAACCGACTTATTCTGGACTGTTCAGCTGTGATGGAAAACCTGCTGTGTATCTGAATGTGACCACAG GTGATGATGAAGCACCGCCCAcaacaacagacacaaaaacgACAAGTACGtctgcaacaacaacagcaacaacacagaAGAAAACTACATCCAagacaaacaacagcaaaaaggGCACGAAACCAGAGAAAAAAGATAAAG gAGACAAAAAGACTAAACCTACGAAAAAACCTAAAGtacaaccaacaacaacaactgctTCAATGATGCTGACCAAAGGAG CTGCATCTGAACTACAGCTTTTGAGTTTGATCATTGGGATACCTGTCCTctgcctcgtcctcctcctcctcctcctcctcttcatcgtctGCCTTATTTCTAGACACAGGTTGAAAAGACGAG TGGTTACAGAATCCCACCCTGTTTATGAGGAAATCCAGGGTCAGGTGGAGTTTCAGGCCATCAGCG GTGTTGGTTCCTCTGAAATGACAGCAGCGTACAAGAGGAAACCCAGTCCAG ATGTTCAAATCCTTGACCACACATATTCCATGATTACGTTTCCATCAAACAGCAGCG GTCAAATTCCACATGTGGAGTCTCCGTATTCTCTGATCGGTGACCCTGTTCTCTGTGGAAATAACAACG GTTTGTCACAGCTGACAGATACATATGAAAGAATCCTAGagtaa